A section of the Burkholderiales bacterium genome encodes:
- the ftsA gene encoding cell division protein FtsA, with protein sequence MPKENRNLVVGLDIGTSKVAALVAELGADGALGVLGMGSHESRGLKKGVVVNIEATVAAIQKALEEAELMADCKITSAWTGICGSHIRSFNSTGMVAVKDREVSALDVERAVDTARAVNIPNDQQILHVLRQEFIIDGQEDVREPVGMSGVRLEVRAHIVTGAVSAAQNIVKCVRRCGLEVEDLILQPLAAARAVLSEDEMELGVALVDIGGGTTDLAVFTRGAIRHTAVIPIAGDQITNDIAMALRTPTAEAEAIKVRHGVALRALAEADEMIEVPGIGEREPRMMSRQTLAEVIEPRVEELYSLVQQKLRESGHEELLSSGVVLTGGSALMRGMVELGEEIFHMPVRVGVPRYAGALAEVVRTPRYATAMGLVMEGAARLRQGRLARQAGSVRAALGRMREWFQRNF encoded by the coding sequence GTGCCGAAGGAAAACCGCAACTTGGTCGTCGGACTGGACATCGGCACCTCGAAGGTGGCGGCGCTGGTCGCCGAGCTGGGCGCCGACGGCGCCCTCGGCGTGCTCGGAATGGGCAGCCACGAGTCGCGGGGTCTGAAAAAGGGCGTGGTGGTGAACATCGAGGCCACCGTCGCGGCGATCCAGAAGGCGCTCGAGGAAGCCGAGCTGATGGCTGACTGCAAGATCACCTCGGCCTGGACCGGGATCTGCGGCAGCCACATCCGCAGCTTCAACTCGACCGGCATGGTCGCGGTGAAGGACCGCGAGGTGAGCGCCCTTGACGTCGAGCGCGCGGTGGACACCGCGCGCGCGGTCAACATCCCGAACGACCAGCAGATCCTGCACGTGCTGCGCCAGGAATTCATCATTGACGGGCAGGAGGACGTGCGCGAGCCCGTCGGCATGTCCGGCGTGCGGCTGGAGGTGAGGGCGCACATCGTCACCGGCGCGGTCTCGGCGGCGCAGAACATCGTCAAGTGCGTGCGCCGCTGCGGGCTGGAAGTCGAGGATCTGATCCTGCAGCCGCTCGCCGCGGCGCGCGCGGTGCTCTCCGAGGACGAGATGGAGCTCGGCGTCGCGCTGGTGGACATCGGCGGCGGCACCACCGACCTCGCCGTCTTCACCCGCGGCGCGATCCGCCACACCGCGGTGATCCCGATCGCCGGCGACCAGATCACCAACGACATCGCGATGGCGCTCAGGACGCCGACGGCGGAGGCCGAGGCGATCAAGGTGCGCCACGGCGTCGCGCTGCGCGCGCTCGCCGAGGCCGACGAGATGATCGAGGTGCCGGGCATCGGCGAGCGCGAGCCGCGCATGATGTCGCGCCAGACGCTCGCCGAGGTGATCGAGCCCCGCGTCGAGGAGCTGTATTCGCTCGTGCAGCAGAAGCTGCGCGAGTCCGGCCACGAGGAGCTGCTGTCCTCCGGCGTCGTGCTCACCGGCGGCAGCGCCCTCATGCGCGGCATGGTCGAGCTGGGCGAGGAGATCTTCCACATGCCGGTGCGCGTCGGCGTGCCGCGCTACGCCGGCGCGCTCGCCGAGGTGGTGCGCACCCCCCGCTACGCCACCGCGATGGGCCTGGTGATGGAGGGCGCCGCGCGCCTGCGCCAGGGGCGCCTCGCCCGCCAGGCGGGCTCGGTGCGCGCCGCGCTCGGGCGCATGCGCGAATGGTTCCAGAGGAATTTCTGA
- the ftsZ gene encoding cell division protein FtsZ, with protein sequence MFELHNDTPAGPVIRVIGVGGAGGNAVDHMIEKGIGQVEFIAINTDAQVLARNKAKHQIQLGTSGLGAGARPEEARAVALAERERLEEALQGAHMVFITAGMGGGTGTGAAPVIAEIARSLGVLTVAVVTKPFAWEGSKRMKIAEAGIEEIAPHVDSLIVILNDKLEEVLGEDVTQAQAFEAADDVLCNAVSGIVDIIHRDGVVNVDFQDVRTVMSEQGMAMMGSAAASGIDRARIAAEAAIACPLLDGVNLSGARGVLVNITASRASLKLRETREVMNAIRTFAAEDATIIHGGVYDDSLGDELRVTVIATGLGKPGLARATKPQLVVSHKTGTDNQPMANPAAPDYGTLAEIPAVIRRRDRAAQVEALAASGLDKYDIPAFLRKQAD encoded by the coding sequence ATGTTCGAACTGCACAATGACACTCCGGCGGGCCCGGTGATCCGCGTCATCGGCGTCGGCGGCGCCGGCGGCAACGCGGTGGACCACATGATCGAGAAAGGCATCGGCCAGGTGGAATTCATCGCCATCAACACCGACGCGCAGGTGCTCGCGCGCAACAAGGCGAAGCACCAGATCCAGCTCGGCACGAGCGGCCTCGGCGCGGGCGCGCGGCCCGAGGAGGCGCGCGCGGTCGCGCTCGCCGAGCGCGAGCGGCTGGAGGAGGCGCTGCAGGGTGCGCACATGGTGTTCATCACCGCCGGCATGGGCGGGGGCACCGGCACCGGAGCGGCGCCGGTGATCGCCGAGATCGCCCGTTCGCTCGGCGTGCTCACGGTCGCGGTGGTGACCAAACCGTTCGCCTGGGAAGGTTCCAAGCGCATGAAGATCGCCGAGGCGGGCATCGAGGAAATCGCCCCGCACGTGGATTCGCTCATCGTCATCCTCAACGACAAGCTGGAGGAGGTGCTCGGCGAGGACGTGACGCAGGCGCAGGCGTTCGAGGCCGCCGACGACGTGCTGTGCAACGCCGTCTCCGGCATCGTGGACATCATCCACCGCGACGGCGTGGTCAACGTGGACTTCCAGGACGTGCGCACCGTGATGTCGGAGCAGGGCATGGCGATGATGGGTTCGGCGGCGGCATCGGGCATTGACCGCGCCCGCATCGCCGCCGAGGCCGCGATCGCCTGCCCGCTGCTCGACGGGGTCAACCTCTCCGGCGCGCGCGGCGTGCTCGTCAACATCACCGCCTCGCGCGCGAGCCTGAAGCTGCGCGAGACGAGGGAGGTGATGAACGCGATCCGCACGTTCGCCGCCGAGGACGCGACCATCATCCACGGCGGGGTGTACGACGACTCGCTCGGCGACGAGCTGCGCGTCACCGTGATCGCCACCGGCCTCGGCAAACCGGGGCTTGCGCGCGCCACGAAGCCCCAGCTGGTCGTGTCGCACAAGACCGGCACCGACAACCAGCCGATGGCGAATCCGGCCGCGCCGGACTATGGAACGCTCGCCGAGATCCCGGCCGTGATCCGGCGGCGCGACCGCGCGGCGCAGGTGGAGGCGCTTGCCGCGAGCGGGCTCGACAAGTACGACATCCCCGCGTTCCTGAGAAAGCAGGCCGATTGA
- the lpxC gene encoding UDP-3-O-acyl-N-acetylglucosamine deacetylase, with translation MLRQRTLKSLARATGVGLHTGKKVTMVLRPAQPGTGIVFRRVDLAAPVAIRARADAVGETRLCSCLVEGEVRVYTVEHLMSALAGTGVDNAYVDLDGPEVPIMDGSAAPFALLIQQAGLEEQNAPKRFLRVKKRVEVRDGDRWAALEPYEGFRLTFSIAYAHPVIARSRTSLTVDFAETSYLREVARARTYGFMQDVEDLRESGLALGGGLENAVVLDEYRVLNADGLRFADEFIRHKVLDAIGDLYLLGGPLLGAFSAYKSGHALNNRLLLALLAERDALEPVTFERAEEAPAGAIGLLRQAPA, from the coding sequence ATGCTCAGGCAGCGGACGCTCAAGTCGCTCGCGCGCGCCACCGGCGTCGGGCTCCACACCGGAAAGAAAGTGACGATGGTGCTGCGGCCGGCGCAGCCCGGCACCGGCATCGTCTTTCGCCGCGTGGACCTCGCCGCGCCGGTCGCGATCCGCGCCCGCGCCGATGCGGTCGGCGAGACGCGGCTGTGCTCGTGCCTGGTCGAGGGCGAGGTGCGGGTCTATACCGTCGAGCACCTGATGTCGGCGCTCGCCGGAACGGGCGTGGACAACGCCTACGTGGACCTGGACGGCCCCGAGGTGCCCATCATGGACGGCAGCGCCGCGCCTTTCGCCCTGCTCATCCAGCAGGCGGGGCTCGAGGAGCAGAACGCGCCGAAGCGTTTCCTGAGAGTGAAAAAGCGCGTCGAAGTGCGCGACGGCGACCGCTGGGCGGCGCTGGAGCCCTACGAGGGCTTTCGCCTGACGTTCTCGATCGCCTACGCGCACCCGGTGATCGCGCGCTCGCGCACCTCGCTCACCGTGGATTTCGCCGAAACGTCCTATCTGCGCGAGGTGGCGCGCGCGCGCACCTACGGCTTCATGCAGGACGTCGAGGACCTGCGCGAGTCGGGCCTCGCGCTCGGGGGCGGGCTGGAGAACGCCGTGGTGCTCGACGAATACCGGGTGCTCAATGCCGACGGCCTGCGCTTCGCCGACGAGTTCATCCGCCACAAGGTGCTCGATGCGATCGGCGATCTGTACCTGCTCGGCGGGCCGCTGCTTGGCGCCTTCAGCGCCTACAAGTCCGGGCACGCGCTCAACAACCGGCTGCTGCTCGCGCTGCTGGCCGAGCGCGACGCGCTGGAGCCGGTCACTTTCGAGCGCGCCGAGG
- a CDS encoding cell division protein FtsQ/DivIB has product MWDNPRLLNLAAALAAALAAAILGYAALHALARSPLFPLRELHVTGTLAHTTRAEIERAAAGFGGNFFAADLAELRARLERLPWVRRVELRRAWPDRVEAKLEEHVALARWGEQGLISARGELFPGRLGAEQAARLPLLAGPPGTEAEVVRRYLRFAEILRPLGEAPERVILTQRHAWQLRTGGGLQLELGRDRGEPVERRLERFVAAYPATLGRLAQAEPREPRVVDLRYPNGFALRVPEWRS; this is encoded by the coding sequence ATGTGGGATAACCCGCGGCTGCTGAACCTCGCCGCCGCGCTCGCCGCGGCGCTCGCCGCCGCGATCCTCGGCTACGCGGCGCTGCATGCATTGGCGCGCTCGCCGCTCTTTCCGCTGCGCGAGCTGCACGTCACGGGAACCCTCGCGCACACGACGCGGGCCGAGATCGAGCGCGCGGCGGCCGGATTCGGCGGCAACTTCTTCGCCGCCGATCTCGCCGAGCTGCGCGCGCGGCTGGAGCGACTGCCGTGGGTGCGGCGCGTCGAGCTGCGCCGCGCCTGGCCCGACCGCGTCGAGGCGAAGCTGGAGGAACACGTGGCGCTCGCGCGCTGGGGCGAACAGGGTCTGATCAGCGCGCGCGGCGAGCTTTTCCCCGGGCGCCTCGGCGCCGAGCAGGCGGCGCGGCTGCCGCTGCTCGCCGGCCCCCCCGGCACCGAGGCCGAGGTGGTGCGTCGCTACTTGCGCTTCGCGGAAATCCTGCGACCGCTTGGCGAGGCGCCCGAGCGCGTGATCCTGACGCAGCGCCATGCCTGGCAGTTGCGCACCGGCGGCGGTCTGCAGCTGGAGCTCGGGCGCGACCGCGGCGAACCGGTCGAGCGGCGCCTGGAGCGCTTCGTCGCCGCGTATCCGGCGACGTTGGGACGGCTCGCGCAGGCCGAGCCGCGCGAACCGAGAGTCGTGGATCTGAGGTACCCGAACGGCTTCGCGCTGCGGGTGCCGGAGTGGAGGAGTTAG